DNA sequence from the Schlegelella aquatica genome:
CCTTCTTGCGGACGGAACACCTGGATCGCGCCCTCCTCACCCAGTTGCAGCAAACCCGCCTGCAGCTGCTTGCTCTTCATCGGATTGGCCAGTTCCACGGCCTGGAAGAGCTCGGGCGCGAAGAACGGTAGCCCGGTGTATTGCAGCCCCGCCTGCGAGGCGTGGCCCTCGGTAATGGTGTCGCCCAGCTGCACGCCCCCGTGCGTGGTGAAACCGATGATGTCGCCGGCATACGCCTCGTCGACGGCCTCGCGCCGCTGCGACAGGAAGGTGACGACGCTCGTGGGGCGCAGTTCCTTGCCGGTACGCTGCACCTTGAGCTTCATGCCCTGCGTGTAGCGGCCGGAGTAGACGCGCACGAAGGCGATGCGGTCGCGGTGCGACGGGTCCATGTTGGCCTGCACCTTGAACACGACGCCCGAGAAGTGCTCGTCGTCGGGCTGCACGATGCGCACGCCTGCGTTGCGCGGCGCGGGCGACGGCGCGAGATCGACCAACGCGTCCAGCACCTCCTGCACGCCGAAGTTGTTCACCGCCGAGCCGAAGAAGACCGGCGTCTGCCGGGCGGCGAGGAAGGCCTCACGGTCGAAGGCCGGCGCGGCCTCGGTGAGCAGCTCGATGTTCTGCTCGGCCAGCTCGAAGTCGTGCCCGAAGCGCTCGCGCAGCGCCTGCGCCTCGGATAGCGGCACGATCTCCTGCTCGGTCACGCGGTCCTCGCCGGCGCGGAAAAGGCGCATGTGCTTGGCACGCAGGTCCACGATGCCGCCGAAGGCCTTGCCCTGCCCCACCGGCCAGGTCATCGGCACGCAGGGCATGCCCAGTTCGGCCTCGATCTCGTCGAGCAGCGCGATGGGGTCGCGCCCCTCGCGGTCCATCTTGTTGATGAAGGTGATGATCGGCGTGTCGCGCTGGCGGCAGACCTCGATCAGCCGCCGCGTCTGGGGCTCCACGCCGTTGGCCGCGTCGATCACCATGAGCGCCGAGTCCACCGCCGTCAGCACGCGGTAGGTGTCCTCCGAGAAGTCGCGGTGGCCGGGCGTGTCGAGCAGGTTGATGACGTGATCCCGGTAGAGCATCTGCATCACCGAGCTCGCCACCGAAATGCCGCGCTGCTTCTCGATCTCCATCCAGTCTGAGGTGGCGTGACGCGAGGCCTTGCGCGCCTTGACGCTGCCGGCGATGTGGATGGCGCCGGAAAAGAGCAGCAGCTTCTCGGTCAGCGTGGTCTTGCCCGCGTCGGGGTGCGAGATGATCGCGAAGGTGCGGCGGCGTTGGGTTTCGGCGCGAAAGCTCATGGCAGGCAGTCGGCGGGCGCCGGAGGGCCCGGCGCCCGCAGAAGGGGCAGGAAAACCCGACATTGTCCGACATCCGGGCCCAGCCCCCGTCGCCCCGGGGCCTCTGGCGCGTGAGGAAAACCGCGGCGGCTCTCGCTGGTCCGAAGGCCCGGGCGCGCGCGCCGGCCACGGTCGCTTCGTTGAGTCCTCGAAAGCGGCCGGGTAGAATGGCGGCCTCTTGCTTCGAGGAGCGTTGCAACGCGGGTGCCTGCCCGCGCCAGGCTCGAAGCGGCCGGTACCTTGGGCACTTCGTGGCGGGGGCCGGCTCCTAGGCAACGGCGCTCGCGTACTGACTTTCATGGAAAGGAGGGCGCGAATGAGCGCCGTACTCGACACCGCCACCCAGGACTTCATCGTCGCCGACCTGGCCCTCGCCGACTGGGGCCGCAAGGAAATCCGCATCGCCGAAACGGAAATGCCCGGGCTCATGGCGATCCGCGAGGAGTACGCCGCCAGCCAGCCACTGAAGGGCGCGCGCATCGCCGGCTCGCTGCACATGACCATCCAGACGGCGGTGCTCATCGAAACGCTGCAGGCCTTGGGGGCGCGGGTGCGCTGGGCCTCGTGCAACATCTTCTCGACGCAGGACCACGCCGCCGCCGCGATCGCCGCCGCCGGCACGCCCGTTTTCGCCTACAAGGGCGAAAGCCTGGCCGACTACTGGGACTACACGCATCGCATCTTCGAGTTCGGCCCCAAGGGCAGCGAGCACGAAGGCCCGAACATGATTCTGGACGACGGAGGCGACGCGACGCTCTTGATGCACCTGGGCAAGAAGGCCGAGAAGGACCGCTCGGTGCTCGCGAACCCGGGCAGCGAAGAGGAGCGCATCCTGTTTGCCGCCATCGAGGCCAAGCTCGCGGAGGACCCGACCTGGTACTCGCGCAAGAGCGCGCACATCATCGGCGTCACCGAAGAAACCACCACCGGCGTCAACCGGCTCAAGCAGATGTCGGCCCGCGGGGAGCTGATGTTCCGCGCCATCAACGTCAACGACTCGGTCACCAAGAGCAAGTTCGACAACCTCTACGGGTGCCGGGAATCGCTGGTGGACGGCATCAAGCGCGCGACCGACGTGATGATCGCCGGCAAGATCGCCGTGGTGTGCGGCTACGGCGACGTGGGCAAGGGCTC
Encoded proteins:
- a CDS encoding peptide chain release factor 3; translated protein: MSFRAETQRRRTFAIISHPDAGKTTLTEKLLLFSGAIHIAGSVKARKASRHATSDWMEIEKQRGISVASSVMQMLYRDHVINLLDTPGHRDFSEDTYRVLTAVDSALMVIDAANGVEPQTRRLIEVCRQRDTPIITFINKMDREGRDPIALLDEIEAELGMPCVPMTWPVGQGKAFGGIVDLRAKHMRLFRAGEDRVTEQEIVPLSEAQALRERFGHDFELAEQNIELLTEAAPAFDREAFLAARQTPVFFGSAVNNFGVQEVLDALVDLAPSPAPRNAGVRIVQPDDEHFSGVVFKVQANMDPSHRDRIAFVRVYSGRYTQGMKLKVQRTGKELRPTSVVTFLSQRREAVDEAYAGDIIGFTTHGGVQLGDTITEGHASQAGLQYTGLPFFAPELFQAVELANPMKSKQLQAGLLQLGEEGAIQVFRPQEGGPMLLGAVGQLQFEVVQHRLKAEYGVEVRLMPSRFVGARWITADSPEELKKFTDANASKLALDAADTLAYLLTSPYDLRLTQERFPKIHFHPLREHAGLVLEKVA
- the ahcY gene encoding adenosylhomocysteinase: MSAVLDTATQDFIVADLALADWGRKEIRIAETEMPGLMAIREEYAASQPLKGARIAGSLHMTIQTAVLIETLQALGARVRWASCNIFSTQDHAAAAIAAAGTPVFAYKGESLADYWDYTHRIFEFGPKGSEHEGPNMILDDGGDATLLMHLGKKAEKDRSVLANPGSEEERILFAAIEAKLAEDPTWYSRKSAHIIGVTEETTTGVNRLKQMSARGELMFRAINVNDSVTKSKFDNLYGCRESLVDGIKRATDVMIAGKIAVVCGYGDVGKGSAQALRALSAQVWVTEIDPICALQAAMEGYRVVTMDYAADKADIFVTATGNKGVITFEHMALMKDQAIVCNIGHFDNEIDVAALEAKCKWEEIKPQVDHVIFPDGKRIILLAKGRLVNLGCATGHPSYVMSSSFANQTIAQIELFTHRDAYEVGKVYTLPKHLDEKVARLQLKKLGAMLTELTDEQAAYIGVPKEGPYKPDTYRY